A section of the Alkalihalobacillus sp. LMS39 genome encodes:
- a CDS encoding zinc ABC transporter substrate-binding protein: MKQKWILLTVFLFLLTSLVACGNAAEQEEATSDEETPVEEEVTENVVEEDIERLKVYTTLYPLQYFAEQIGGEFVEVTNIIPIGADAHTYEPTAKTMIDIAEGDLFIYNGAGMEAFADTLIESLSQENTQIVKAVEGIELQEYDHDHSHDHDHAHDDHEHSHDDHDHGHEEDEHSHDGHDHAHEEDEHSHDDHDHAHEEEDHHHHHGDEDPHVWLDPILSIQLAENIKTALTEQLPENADFFQENFEAIQSQLEQLDEEFQQMVEEVENDTFIVSHAGYGYWEHRYGIHQIGISGLSPTNEPSQKQIEEIIHFAEDYDIGHIAFEQNISNRVAEVVQNEVGAESVYIHNLEVLTDKDEGEDYFSLMRKNIEALRTILQ; this comes from the coding sequence ATGAAGCAAAAATGGATCTTACTCACTGTTTTTCTATTTCTATTAACTAGTTTAGTAGCCTGTGGAAATGCAGCTGAGCAAGAAGAAGCTACGTCAGATGAAGAGACACCTGTAGAAGAGGAAGTTACTGAGAATGTTGTTGAAGAGGACATTGAACGACTAAAGGTTTATACAACACTATACCCATTACAATATTTTGCTGAACAAATTGGCGGTGAGTTCGTAGAAGTTACGAATATCATTCCAATAGGTGCAGATGCCCATACTTATGAACCAACAGCAAAAACAATGATTGATATAGCTGAAGGGGATTTGTTTATTTATAACGGGGCAGGAATGGAAGCATTTGCTGATACGTTAATCGAATCACTGTCTCAAGAAAATACCCAAATTGTAAAAGCCGTTGAAGGCATTGAATTACAAGAATATGACCATGATCATTCACACGACCACGATCATGCGCATGATGACCATGAGCATAGTCATGATGACCACGATCATGGCCATGAAGAAGATGAACATAGCCATGATGGGCACGATCATGCACATGAAGAAGATGAGCATAGTCATGATGATCATGACCATGCACATGAGGAAGAAGACCATCACCATCATCACGGAGACGAAGACCCGCATGTATGGTTAGATCCGATTTTATCAATTCAACTCGCTGAAAATATTAAAACAGCATTGACAGAACAGTTACCTGAAAATGCGGATTTCTTCCAAGAAAACTTTGAAGCCATCCAATCTCAATTAGAGCAATTAGATGAAGAATTTCAACAAATGGTTGAAGAAGTAGAAAACGATACATTTATTGTTTCACATGCAGGCTATGGATATTGGGAGCATCGTTATGGCATTCACCAAATTGGAATTTCTGGTTTGTCTCCAACGAACGAGCCGTCACAAAAACAAATCGAAGAAATTATCCATTTTGCAGAAGACTATGACATTGGCCACATTGCGTTTGAACAAAATATATCAAACCGTGTAGCCGAAGTTGTTCAAAATGAAGTTGGTGCGGAATCTGTTTATATTCATAACCTAGAAGTATTAACGGATAAAGATGAAGGTGAAGACTATTTTAGTTTAATGAGAAAAAACATAGAAGCGCTTCGTACGATTCTTCAGTAA
- a CDS encoding BrxA/BrxB family bacilliredoxin yields MDFNFFINDVVQQARKDMDNAGYEQLTTPEDVDRILKADGTTLVMINSVCGCAGGIARPAAAYMANYDKKPDRFVTVFAGQDKEATARAREYFTGYAPSSPSFALLKDGEIKMMVERYEIEGHEPIQVVQKLEKAFEEYC; encoded by the coding sequence ATGGATTTTAACTTTTTTATAAACGATGTCGTTCAACAAGCAAGAAAAGATATGGACAATGCCGGCTATGAGCAATTAACGACACCAGAAGATGTTGACCGGATATTAAAGGCAGATGGGACAACATTAGTTATGATTAATTCGGTATGTGGATGTGCGGGTGGTATTGCTCGTCCAGCTGCTGCGTATATGGCCAATTACGATAAAAAGCCAGACCGTTTCGTCACTGTATTTGCTGGACAAGATAAAGAGGCAACGGCTAGAGCACGTGAATATTTTACAGGATATGCACCGTCTTCTCCATCTTTTGCTTTATTGAAAGATGGGGAAATCAAGATGATGGTTGAACGATATGAAATTGAAGGGCATGAGCCGATCCAAGTCGTTCAAAAACTTGAAAAAGCATTTGAAGAATACTGTTAA
- a CDS encoding aromatic acid exporter family protein encodes MGKKIPFTIGYRTAKTAIGTGVAIGIAQLLQLDFYVSAGILTILCISVTRKQSFVVSWERFKACIIGMAFAILLFEIIGYHPISIIILMLLFIPVAVKAKAKEGIVTSSVIILHLYTLEMVSVAIIVNELLLIIIGIGVALLMNLYMPSVEKDLRNYQNVIEVNFKIILKEIAKHLQNEQHIWDGKEVTETYTAIQTGKDLALKNIENHVLRYEDQYYHYFKMREKQFDIIERILPFVSSLDEKVVQSDKLALYLERLSKGVTPNYRGPKFLEDLQQMRSEFQTMPLPNTREEFETRSALLYIMHELEQYLLIKQSLLQQAKGE; translated from the coding sequence ATGGGTAAAAAAATTCCATTTACGATAGGCTATCGAACAGCAAAAACAGCGATTGGAACAGGTGTTGCGATTGGAATTGCGCAACTATTACAATTAGATTTTTATGTATCAGCCGGTATTCTTACCATTCTTTGTATTTCGGTAACAAGGAAACAATCGTTTGTTGTGTCATGGGAACGATTTAAAGCTTGTATCATCGGAATGGCTTTTGCCATTTTGTTATTTGAAATTATTGGGTACCATCCTATTTCTATAATCATTCTCATGCTTTTATTTATTCCTGTTGCTGTAAAGGCAAAAGCGAAAGAAGGGATTGTGACAAGTTCTGTTATTATCCTTCATTTATATACATTAGAAATGGTAAGTGTTGCGATTATAGTCAATGAGCTTCTTTTGATTATTATCGGGATTGGTGTTGCGTTGCTCATGAATTTATATATGCCAAGTGTGGAAAAAGACTTACGCAATTATCAAAACGTAATTGAAGTTAATTTTAAAATCATTTTAAAAGAAATTGCGAAGCATTTGCAAAACGAACAGCATATATGGGATGGAAAGGAAGTAACCGAAACGTATACAGCCATTCAAACCGGAAAAGACCTTGCATTAAAAAATATTGAGAATCACGTGTTGCGCTATGAGGATCAATATTACCATTACTTTAAAATGCGAGAAAAACAATTTGACATCATTGAACGAATCTTGCCATTTGTCTCTTCATTAGACGAAAAAGTTGTTCAATCGGATAAATTAGCCTTATATTTAGAGCGTTTAAGTAAAGGGGTAACCCCAAACTATAGAGGACCGAAGTTTTTAGAGGACCTTCAGCAAATGAGATCTGAATTTCAAACGATGCCATTGCCTAACACGAGAGAAGAGTTTGAAACGAGGTCTGCCCTTTTATACATTATGCATGAACTAGAGCAGTATTTATTAATTAAACAGTCGTTATTGCAGCAAGCCAAAGGAGAATAA
- a CDS encoding L,D-transpeptidase — MFRLFLISLCFAVASPIWPIGQNPIVGDPFIIVNKMTNELAYIQDGEIQNVYDVATGKTEELTPEGTFTIVVKAVNPYYRKKNIEGGSNENPLGTRWIGFDALDTDGRTYGVHGTNRPSSIGSYVTAGCIRLQNKDVETLFDEVPLGTKITIINSMETFEHVGNQHGALKKRK; from the coding sequence ATGTTTCGGTTATTTCTTATTTCATTATGCTTTGCCGTTGCTTCACCAATTTGGCCGATCGGTCAAAACCCAATAGTTGGTGACCCGTTTATTATCGTGAACAAAATGACCAATGAACTGGCTTATATTCAAGATGGTGAAATTCAAAATGTTTATGATGTAGCTACTGGGAAAACAGAAGAGTTAACTCCAGAAGGAACATTTACTATTGTAGTAAAAGCGGTCAATCCTTATTATCGAAAAAAGAATATTGAAGGGGGCTCTAATGAAAATCCTTTAGGGACTCGTTGGATAGGGTTTGATGCATTAGATACGGATGGAAGGACGTATGGGGTGCATGGGACAAATCGACCTTCCTCGATTGGAAGTTATGTCACAGCAGGTTGTATTCGGCTACAAAATAAAGATGTGGAAACATTGTTTGACGAAGTACCTTTAGGGACTAAAATTACGATTATCAATAGCATGGAAACATTTGAACATGTTGGTAATCAGCATGGAGCACTAAAAAAACGGAAGTGA
- the prli42 gene encoding stressosome-associated protein Prli42 — translation MPKKYQKLIIYIMIVTLVVGGIFSGAAMFIL, via the coding sequence ATGCCAAAAAAATATCAAAAATTAATTATTTATATTATGATAGTGACGCTAGTAGTTGGTGGTATCTTTTCTGGAGCTGCTATGTTTATCTTATAA
- the mce gene encoding methylmalonyl-CoA epimerase, giving the protein MSKSIPKKIDHIGIAVKSIHEALVFYTDSLQMELLAIEEVKSQKVKVAFLQVGESKIELLEPLSEDSPIASFINKRGEGIHHVAFGVSSIEERIQEIKTKGVVMIHNEPVPGAGGAQVAFLHPKSAHGVLYEFCEKK; this is encoded by the coding sequence ATGTCAAAATCAATTCCTAAAAAAATAGACCATATTGGGATAGCTGTGAAATCCATTCATGAAGCGTTAGTATTTTATACAGATTCCTTACAAATGGAATTGCTTGCGATTGAAGAAGTGAAATCTCAAAAGGTAAAGGTCGCCTTTTTGCAAGTTGGGGAGTCGAAAATTGAGTTGCTTGAACCTTTAAGTGAGGACAGTCCAATTGCATCATTTATAAATAAACGTGGTGAAGGAATTCATCATGTGGCGTTTGGGGTTTCTTCTATAGAAGAAAGAATTCAAGAAATTAAAACAAAAGGTGTAGTTATGATTCATAATGAGCCTGTGCCAGGTGCTGGTGGAGCACAAGTGGCATTTTTGCATCCAAAATCAGCTCATGGGGTATTATATGAATTTTGTGAGAAGAAATAG
- a CDS encoding M20/M25/M40 family metallo-hydrolase, producing the protein MINEQRLVDEFIQLVQIDSETKHEGKIALRLKALFSELGVEVIEDDTTEVTGHGAGNLICTLQGTKQEVDTIYFTSHMDTVVPGNNVKPSISDGYIVTDGTTILGADDKAGIAAMLEAIKVLKEQNVEHGTIQFIITVGEESGLVGAKVLDPALLKAKYGFALDSDGPVGNIIVAAPTQAKVNTIVNGKTAHAGVAPEKGISAITVAAKAISKMPLGRIDEETTANIGRFEGGTQTNIVCDYVEIFAEARSLLPEKMNKQVEAMKSAFETTAKEMGTTADVHVEVMYPGFKLGDGDEVVEVAKKAMEAIGRTPRLLKSGGGSDANIISGFNIPTVNLGVGYEEIHTKNERMPIQELVKVSEAIVAIVKEVAK; encoded by the coding sequence ATGATTAATGAACAACGATTAGTGGACGAGTTTATTCAACTTGTCCAAATTGATTCTGAAACAAAACATGAAGGAAAAATTGCGTTACGTTTAAAAGCATTATTTTCTGAACTTGGTGTTGAAGTTATTGAAGATGACACGACAGAGGTTACAGGCCATGGGGCAGGAAATCTAATCTGTACATTACAAGGAACAAAACAGGAAGTTGACACCATTTATTTTACATCCCATATGGATACGGTTGTTCCTGGCAATAATGTAAAACCTTCCATTTCAGACGGTTATATTGTGACAGATGGGACAACAATATTAGGGGCAGATGATAAAGCTGGAATTGCTGCAATGTTAGAAGCGATTAAAGTGTTAAAAGAACAAAATGTCGAGCATGGTACAATTCAGTTTATTATCACAGTTGGTGAGGAATCAGGATTAGTTGGTGCAAAGGTGTTAGACCCTGCGTTATTGAAAGCAAAATATGGCTTTGCTTTAGATAGTGATGGACCAGTTGGGAACATTATTGTTGCTGCACCAACACAAGCTAAAGTGAATACGATTGTGAACGGGAAAACAGCCCATGCCGGTGTAGCTCCTGAAAAAGGAATTTCTGCCATCACGGTAGCTGCGAAAGCGATTTCGAAAATGCCATTAGGGCGTATTGATGAAGAAACAACGGCGAATATTGGTCGCTTTGAAGGGGGAACACAAACAAATATCGTTTGTGATTATGTAGAGATTTTTGCAGAAGCAAGGTCACTCCTTCCAGAAAAAATGAATAAACAAGTGGAAGCAATGAAATCAGCCTTTGAAACAACTGCAAAGGAAATGGGAACAACAGCCGATGTTCATGTTGAAGTGATGTACCCTGGATTTAAATTAGGAGATGGAGATGAAGTTGTTGAGGTTGCCAAAAAAGCAATGGAAGCAATCGGACGAACGCCTAGATTACTAAAAAGTGGTGGTGGAAGTGATGCGAACATCATTTCGGGATTTAATATTCCAACGGTAAACTTAGGAGTCGGATATGAAGAAATTCATACGAAAAATGAAAGAATGCCGATACAAGAATTAGTGAAAGTATCGGAAGCGATTGTGGCGATTGTGAAAGAAGTGGCAAAATAA
- a CDS encoding MarR family transcriptional regulator has product MDSTVTHLLINLLRGTYKVLDEDWQKSAQKIGLTQSEQHLLWIVYFEKKAPMSRIAEVGLWDLSTVMQVIKRLKHKGLVQTIKDENDLRVSYVMLTEEGEQKRVQSTEFTYKITEYVMNYYSQSEENKQFIEQMVTFYKDLNQHFHGKEFTNWIEKTKKSDQ; this is encoded by the coding sequence GTGGATAGTACTGTAACACATTTATTAATTAACCTGTTACGTGGTACGTATAAAGTGTTGGATGAAGATTGGCAAAAGTCAGCGCAAAAGATTGGCTTGACCCAATCTGAACAACATTTATTATGGATTGTCTATTTTGAGAAAAAAGCACCGATGTCAAGAATTGCTGAAGTTGGTTTATGGGACTTATCAACCGTTATGCAAGTAATTAAGCGTTTAAAGCATAAAGGGTTAGTTCAAACGATTAAAGATGAGAACGATCTTCGAGTTTCTTATGTTATGTTAACAGAAGAAGGCGAACAAAAACGTGTGCAATCAACAGAGTTCACGTATAAAATAACGGAGTATGTTATGAATTACTATAGTCAAAGCGAGGAAAACAAACAGTTTATTGAACAAATGGTTACATTCTATAAAGATTTAAATCAGCATTTTCACGGGAAAGAATTTACGAACTGGATAGAAAAAACGAAAAAGTCGGACCAATAG
- a CDS encoding EscU/YscU/HrcU family type III secretion system export apparatus switch protein: MMISKHFNHKQRKIVNGPTAAVLRYENEGEAPKVIASGKGHVANQIIEVAKKNNIHMQEDPLLIENLLDMDLGENIPPQLFSVMAEILLLIEDMEKNY; this comes from the coding sequence ATGATGATTTCAAAGCACTTTAATCATAAACAGAGAAAAATAGTTAATGGACCAACAGCGGCTGTTCTTCGTTATGAAAATGAAGGGGAAGCACCAAAAGTAATTGCGAGTGGAAAAGGTCATGTTGCCAATCAAATTATTGAAGTCGCAAAGAAAAATAATATTCATATGCAAGAGGACCCTTTGCTTATAGAGAACCTTCTAGATATGGATTTAGGGGAAAATATACCGCCACAATTGTTTTCGGTAATGGCAGAAATTTTACTCCTTATTGAGGATATGGAAAAAAACTATTAA
- a CDS encoding flagellar protein FliS, giving the protein MKVFQVITKEALHKKSPEEITALLYEALCVNLEQAITAIEQKEFVEANQKLQKANDIVCRLGAGINYEAGIIADQLDNLYNYISDKIIEANYTKEVRYVEEALKIVTELLSSWNKAMKNKDDAQTKANKRTANAYERNVLVDQ; this is encoded by the coding sequence ATGAAAGTGTTTCAAGTCATTACAAAAGAAGCACTTCATAAGAAATCACCAGAAGAAATAACAGCACTACTTTATGAAGCCCTTTGTGTAAATTTAGAACAGGCCATAACGGCCATTGAACAAAAAGAATTTGTGGAAGCTAATCAAAAATTGCAAAAAGCAAACGATATTGTTTGTCGATTAGGTGCAGGCATTAATTATGAAGCAGGGATTATTGCTGACCAATTAGATAACTTGTACAACTATATTTCCGATAAAATTATCGAAGCCAATTATACAAAAGAAGTACGATATGTGGAAGAAGCTTTAAAGATTGTGACAGAATTACTGTCCTCTTGGAATAAAGCAATGAAAAATAAAGATGATGCACAAACAAAAGCAAATAAACGTACAGCGAATGCGTACGAACGAAATGTTCTAGTAGACCAATAA
- a CDS encoding flagellin, with protein MKINNNIQALNAYRNLNQNQVQTSKNLEKLSSGLRINRAADDAAGLAISEKMRSQIRGLKMAERNAMDGISLLQTAEGALTEVHAMLQRMRELAVQGANDSNTDYDREQIQKEIDQLKKEIDSISQKTEFNTRKLLDGTSAVISHLQVNEANVATGFPNVQNAEFPSGDYLLNVTQAQLNSTLNQPGAGFTADAVAFTDGTQSKLGQYTFVVSNVTTVDDVRSAKIEVFDPDGFSLGTKTTDLAENTEVVIGGVRIDTENLTEGTAKISLEANVQVQLSRVSDGTPDAISTTANITTTKGRIIHEGIEYQFGSNVSTGNVEFSITNNSLSFQIGANTNQNVMIDIPAMDSQKLGVDKVKVTTLSSANDAIYQLDQAINAVSDARAKLGAIQNRMEHTINNLQVTHENLTAAESRIRDADMALEMTIFTRNNILNQSATAMLAQANQLPQGVLQLLQ; from the coding sequence ATGAAAATTAATAATAATATTCAAGCGCTAAATGCGTATCGTAACTTAAACCAAAACCAAGTTCAAACATCAAAAAACTTAGAAAAATTATCATCTGGCCTTCGAATTAACCGTGCAGCTGATGATGCGGCTGGATTAGCCATTTCAGAAAAGATGCGCTCGCAAATTCGTGGATTAAAAATGGCTGAGCGTAATGCAATGGATGGGATTTCCCTTTTACAAACAGCTGAAGGTGCATTAACGGAAGTTCATGCGATGTTACAGCGTATGCGTGAATTAGCTGTACAAGGAGCAAATGACTCCAATACAGATTATGACCGTGAACAAATTCAAAAAGAAATCGACCAATTAAAAAAGGAAATCGATAGCATCTCGCAAAAAACAGAATTTAACACTCGTAAATTACTTGACGGAACAAGTGCTGTTATTAGTCATTTGCAAGTGAATGAGGCTAATGTAGCAACTGGTTTTCCTAATGTGCAAAATGCAGAATTTCCTTCAGGGGACTATCTGTTAAATGTAACACAAGCACAATTAAATTCTACTTTAAACCAGCCAGGAGCAGGATTTACTGCTGACGCTGTTGCTTTTACTGACGGTACTCAATCAAAGTTAGGTCAATACACGTTTGTCGTTAGTAATGTAACGACGGTTGATGATGTAAGAAGTGCTAAAATAGAAGTGTTTGACCCAGATGGATTTTCGCTAGGAACAAAAACAACTGACCTTGCAGAAAATACAGAGGTTGTAATTGGTGGAGTGAGAATTGATACTGAAAACTTAACAGAAGGAACTGCGAAAATTTCATTAGAAGCAAATGTCCAAGTGCAACTTTCTCGAGTTAGCGATGGTACACCAGATGCAATTTCTACAACGGCTAACATAACAACAACAAAAGGACGTATTATTCATGAAGGTATCGAATACCAATTTGGGAGTAATGTTAGTACAGGTAATGTAGAATTCAGTATTACGAATAATTCATTATCCTTCCAAATCGGGGCAAACACAAACCAAAACGTTATGATTGATATTCCAGCAATGGATTCGCAGAAATTAGGCGTAGACAAAGTAAAAGTGACAACATTATCATCAGCAAATGATGCCATTTATCAACTAGACCAAGCCATTAATGCAGTATCAGATGCGCGTGCAAAGCTTGGAGCTATTCAAAATCGAATGGAACATACGATAAATAATTTACAAGTCACACATGAAAACTTAACGGCAGCAGAATCTCGAATTCGTGACGCTGATATGGCTCTAGAAATGACAATCTTTACTCGAAACAACATTTTAAATCAATCTGCAACAGCGATGTTGGCACAAGCGAATCAATTACCACAAGGAGTATTACAGCTTCTTCAATAA
- a CDS encoding YaaR family protein, whose protein sequence is MDVQRINKANMTRVEQKKQAPTGSVSFAEVMNKQRDEKAYERLHGMMQKIDDQGKVLADSRTVEELRKYKQLVKEFMEDAVAFGLQLEERRGFNRRGRTKVYKIVQEVDRKLLDLTDAVLQKEKKGLEILDMVGEIKGLLVNIYA, encoded by the coding sequence ATGGATGTGCAACGAATTAATAAAGCGAATATGACTCGTGTTGAACAGAAAAAACAAGCGCCAACAGGCAGTGTATCATTTGCAGAAGTCATGAACAAGCAACGAGATGAAAAAGCGTATGAACGCTTGCATGGTATGATGCAAAAAATTGATGACCAAGGAAAAGTATTGGCTGATTCTCGTACGGTTGAGGAATTACGGAAATATAAACAGTTAGTTAAAGAATTTATGGAAGATGCTGTTGCTTTTGGTCTTCAACTTGAAGAGCGACGAGGCTTTAATCGTAGAGGTCGAACGAAAGTGTATAAAATTGTTCAAGAAGTCGATCGTAAATTACTTGATTTAACAGATGCAGTGCTTCAAAAGGAAAAGAAGGGTTTAGAAATTCTAGATATGGTTGGAGAAATAAAAGGGTTACTCGTTAATATTTATGCATAA
- a CDS encoding type II CAAX endopeptidase family protein → MFRLLSGIALAHLLLFVSFYWQPFEFWLLFPFSLFVMVLYSLSFETMNWTRPTITSLLLSAFTGVALYLLIVFGKYLVILLSLPFLTALDQLATIIKPREWWHYLVLFLFIIPGEEIFWRGFVQKRLQQSYSPFVAVIGATLLYASAHLYAGSVLLIAAAIVGGLVWGYIYIRTNNLLLAIASHVIFDLFLLVIFPIL, encoded by the coding sequence ATGTTTCGTTTATTAAGCGGGATAGCGCTCGCGCATCTCCTTCTTTTCGTTAGTTTTTATTGGCAACCGTTTGAATTTTGGTTGTTATTCCCATTTTCCTTATTTGTGATGGTTCTTTATTCTTTATCGTTTGAAACGATGAACTGGACCAGACCGACCATTACATCCCTCTTGTTAAGTGCTTTTACTGGTGTAGCCCTATATTTACTTATTGTTTTCGGGAAATATCTCGTTATCCTATTATCTCTTCCGTTCCTAACAGCACTTGATCAGCTAGCTACAATCATTAAACCACGAGAATGGTGGCATTATCTTGTTTTATTTCTTTTCATTATCCCTGGGGAAGAAATATTTTGGCGTGGGTTCGTTCAAAAACGACTTCAACAATCGTATTCTCCTTTTGTTGCTGTTATTGGAGCAACGCTATTGTATGCATCCGCCCATCTTTATGCTGGAAGTGTTCTATTAATCGCAGCTGCAATTGTCGGCGGACTCGTTTGGGGATATATTTACATAAGAACGAATAACCTTTTGCTCGCGATTGCATCTCACGTGATTTTTGATTTGTTTTTATTAGTAATTTTTCCAATCCTTTAA
- the namA gene encoding NADPH dehydrogenase NamA: MTTLFSPYTIKSVTLPNRIVMSPMCMYSAHQDGKVTDFHITHYVSRAVGQVGLIMVEATAVTKEGRISNSDLGIWEDEQIEGLQKIVNGVHEYGSKVAIQIAHAGRKGMADGDVYAPSPIPYSDTMKVPIEMNEQDIKNTIKAFRDSVLRAKQAGFDVIELHAAHGYLINEFLSPLTNKRTDSYGGTLENRYRFLSEVITSVQTVWDGPLMVRISAEEYAEGGNSMEDFVTLSVWMKNQGVDLIDCSTGGVVSAPIQPYPGYQVKHAETIREQANIATGAVGLITSGLQAEEILQNKRADLIFIARELLRNPYWPRVAASELHTSIQSPVQYERGW, from the coding sequence ATGACAACATTATTTTCACCATACACAATCAAAAGTGTAACATTGCCAAATCGAATCGTCATGTCTCCTATGTGTATGTATTCAGCTCACCAAGATGGAAAAGTAACAGATTTCCATATTACCCATTATGTTAGTCGAGCCGTTGGACAAGTCGGATTAATTATGGTGGAAGCAACCGCGGTTACAAAAGAAGGGCGAATTTCCAATTCTGATTTAGGAATTTGGGAAGACGAACAAATTGAAGGCTTACAAAAAATTGTGAATGGGGTTCATGAGTATGGATCAAAGGTAGCTATTCAAATTGCCCATGCTGGCCGCAAAGGGATGGCAGATGGTGATGTCTATGCCCCTTCTCCGATTCCATATAGCGATACAATGAAAGTCCCTATTGAAATGAACGAACAAGACATCAAAAATACGATTAAAGCGTTTCGCGACAGTGTTTTACGGGCGAAGCAAGCGGGTTTTGATGTTATTGAACTACACGCAGCACACGGTTATTTAATTAACGAATTTCTTTCACCACTTACAAACAAGCGAACCGACTCATACGGAGGAACTTTAGAAAATCGCTATCGCTTTTTATCTGAAGTTATTACTTCTGTTCAAACCGTTTGGGATGGACCATTAATGGTCCGTATATCGGCAGAAGAGTATGCAGAGGGTGGAAATTCAATGGAAGACTTCGTGACGTTATCCGTTTGGATGAAAAATCAAGGTGTCGATTTAATCGATTGTAGCACTGGCGGTGTTGTATCTGCTCCTATTCAACCATATCCAGGTTATCAAGTAAAACATGCAGAGACGATTCGAGAACAAGCGAATATCGCAACAGGGGCCGTTGGTTTAATTACTTCTGGATTACAAGCAGAGGAAATTTTACAAAACAAGCGTGCAGACTTAATTTTTATTGCAAGAGAGTTGTTACGAAATCCATATTGGCCACGAGTGGCTGCAAGTGAACTTCATACGTCGATTCAAAGCCCCGTACAATACGAACGAGGCTGGTAA
- the cbpB gene encoding cyclic-di-AMP-binding protein CbpB, with protein sequence MMQELKDSNIMDNEIQKLMISVDKVAHVQLGNPLDHALLVLIKSGYSAIPVLDSNYKLHGQISKSLILDSILGLERIEMDRLHERKVEDVMDTKIPWIPKEAKFSKALAMSINHPFICIVDQDNSFIGILTRRSILALINRYLQKEK encoded by the coding sequence ATGATGCAAGAACTCAAAGATAGCAACATCATGGATAATGAAATACAAAAACTGATGATTTCTGTGGATAAAGTTGCTCACGTACAACTAGGTAATCCTCTTGACCACGCTTTGCTTGTACTAATAAAATCAGGTTATTCTGCTATTCCTGTCCTTGATTCGAATTACAAACTCCATGGTCAAATTAGTAAATCACTAATCTTAGATTCTATATTAGGGCTTGAACGAATTGAAATGGATCGTTTACATGAGCGTAAAGTTGAAGATGTAATGGATACGAAAATACCTTGGATTCCAAAAGAAGCTAAATTCTCAAAAGCATTAGCGATGTCTATTAACCACCCTTTTATTTGCATAGTAGACCAAGATAATTCCTTTATTGGTATTTTGACTAGACGTTCGATTTTAGCTTTAATCAATCGGTATTTACAAAAAGAAAAATAA